In Rutidosis leptorrhynchoides isolate AG116_Rl617_1_P2 chromosome 2, CSIRO_AGI_Rlap_v1, whole genome shotgun sequence, one genomic interval encodes:
- the LOC139891842 gene encoding uncharacterized protein isoform X1: MSFFFQYFMLLLGFLDADSIFIKLRTNIYYILCKVSIGSSALIGGDGWTSALSEVVAISKKFGPWSSTNTGCSQQEHYINEMKTQRTFDGSPTQGFPSILHLNINVLESVAFIYSGDMVLSTTATIISYIIGTTNGMMVLWDSLNLIPRGYLRNHSSRRSCRIQKFILPHGFQDAKVKSHLHRQSFIGQ; encoded by the exons ATGTCATTTTTCTTTCAGTATTTCATGCTTCTTTTAGGTTTTTTGGATGCTGACTCGATTTTTATTAAATTGCGtaccaatatttattatattttatgtaAAGTATCAATTGGCAGTTCTGCTCTGATTGGTGGGGATGGGTGGACCTCGGCGCTGTCTGAG GTGGTTGCAATATCGAAAAAGTTTGGCCCGTGGTCCTCCACGAACACAGGCTGCTCCCAG caagagcaTTATATAAATGAAATGAAAACACAAAGGACTTTTGATGGGAGTCCAACCCAG GGTTTTCCTTCCATTTTGCATTTGAATATTAATGTACTCGAGTCTGTTGctttcatttatagtggagatatgGTGTTATCTACAACTGCAACTATCATTAGTTACATA ATTGGAACTACTAATGGTATGATGGTATTATGGGACTCTCTAAATCTCATACCAAGAGGTTACTTGAGAAATCACTCGAGTCGTCGTAGCTGCAGAATTCAAAAGTTTATATTACCTCATGGCTTTCAAGATGCAAAAGTCAAAAGTCATCTGCACAGGCAGTCTTTTATAGGCCAGTAG
- the LOC139891842 gene encoding uncharacterized protein isoform X2, which produces MSFFFQYFMLLLGFLDADSIFIKLRTNIYYILCKVSIGSSALIGGDGWTSALSEVVAISKKFGPWSSTNTGCSQQEHYINEMKTQRTFDGSPTQIGTTNGMMVLWDSLNLIPRGYLRNHSSRRSCRIQKFILPHGFQDAKVKSHLHRQSFIGQ; this is translated from the exons ATGTCATTTTTCTTTCAGTATTTCATGCTTCTTTTAGGTTTTTTGGATGCTGACTCGATTTTTATTAAATTGCGtaccaatatttattatattttatgtaAAGTATCAATTGGCAGTTCTGCTCTGATTGGTGGGGATGGGTGGACCTCGGCGCTGTCTGAG GTGGTTGCAATATCGAAAAAGTTTGGCCCGTGGTCCTCCACGAACACAGGCTGCTCCCAG caagagcaTTATATAAATGAAATGAAAACACAAAGGACTTTTGATGGGAGTCCAACCCAG ATTGGAACTACTAATGGTATGATGGTATTATGGGACTCTCTAAATCTCATACCAAGAGGTTACTTGAGAAATCACTCGAGTCGTCGTAGCTGCAGAATTCAAAAGTTTATATTACCTCATGGCTTTCAAGATGCAAAAGTCAAAAGTCATCTGCACAGGCAGTCTTTTATAGGCCAGTAG